One genomic region from Verrucomicrobiia bacterium encodes:
- a CDS encoding molybdopterin molybdotransferase MoeA codes for MLSALESVREELLAGLEPVGQEVVPLVAAAGRVMAISPRARTALPPFDNSAMDGYAVRAADLGTVPVALWLRETVPAGGWPKSPVGAGETVRVFTGAPLPEGADAVVMQEDTEPDPEDPGRIRFLTPVKPWEHVRFRGEDVNLDAPLVPEGRVLDAAALALLAAAGVHEVAVFRQPLVVIRVTGDELAVAGMPLKPGQIHESNAIMLTALIRSVGGLADVTPPLPDDADALRAALETAAAGADLVVTAGGASVGDHDLVRRVITDAGGVVQDWRIAIKPGKPLFHGRLAGRPVLGVPGNPVSAFVTAVLLVLPALRRLQGMRDVLPPETPGVLAATLANPEPRRHFMRVHCDRSGRVRSAGPQASHRLASLAAANGLVDVPPGAVLAPGTTVPVIRWGSCVA; via the coding sequence ATGCTGAGCGCACTGGAATCCGTTCGGGAGGAATTGCTGGCGGGACTGGAGCCTGTCGGGCAGGAGGTCGTGCCGCTGGTCGCCGCCGCGGGACGGGTGATGGCAATCTCTCCGCGAGCCCGGACGGCGCTGCCACCCTTCGACAATTCAGCCATGGATGGTTACGCGGTCCGTGCGGCCGACCTGGGCACCGTGCCGGTCGCCCTCTGGCTTCGCGAGACTGTCCCGGCCGGCGGCTGGCCCAAGTCCCCCGTCGGTGCCGGAGAGACGGTCCGCGTGTTTACGGGCGCCCCGTTGCCGGAGGGCGCCGATGCCGTCGTCATGCAGGAGGATACGGAACCGGATCCGGAGGACCCGGGACGGATCCGGTTCCTCACCCCGGTCAAGCCCTGGGAGCATGTGAGATTTCGGGGGGAGGATGTGAACCTCGATGCGCCGCTGGTGCCCGAAGGCCGGGTGTTGGACGCCGCCGCGCTGGCGTTGCTGGCGGCTGCGGGCGTTCACGAAGTTGCGGTCTTTCGTCAACCGCTCGTGGTCATCCGCGTCACCGGTGACGAACTGGCGGTCGCCGGAATGCCGCTGAAGCCCGGACAAATCCACGAAAGCAACGCCATCATGCTCACCGCGCTGATTCGAAGTGTCGGAGGGCTGGCGGATGTGACGCCGCCACTGCCGGACGATGCGGACGCGTTGCGGGCAGCCCTGGAGACCGCCGCGGCTGGCGCGGACCTGGTGGTGACTGCCGGAGGGGCATCCGTCGGTGACCACGACCTGGTGCGCCGGGTCATCACCGATGCTGGCGGCGTTGTGCAGGACTGGCGAATCGCCATCAAACCGGGAAAACCGCTCTTTCACGGACGCCTGGCGGGGCGCCCCGTGCTGGGCGTTCCCGGCAATCCAGTCTCCGCGTTTGTGACCGCGGTGCTGCTGGTGTTGCCGGCGCTGCGCCGGCTCCAGGGAATGCGCGACGTGCTGCCCCCGGAAACGCCCGGCGTACTGGCGGCGACCCTGGCGAATCCCGAACCACGGCGACATTTCATGCGGGTGCACTGTGATCGCTCGGGACGGGTCCGGTCCGCGGGGCCTCAAGCCTCGCACCGCCTCGCCTCCCTCGCGGCGGCCAACGGCCTGGTGGACGTGCCCCCGGGCGCCGTTCTCGCGCCCGGAACTACGGTGCCCGTCATCCGCTGGGGTTCCTGCGTTGCCTAA
- a CDS encoding type II toxin-antitoxin system VapC family toxin — protein sequence MNPAYYDASYLLKLQIVESGTIAVRAHASTVREIHSAHHGRAEFASAAFRKVREGVASPADFRRLMTQFRADCLSGIILLLPLTDTILDRVESVFATAPVTAYLRAADALHLATAAEHGFAEIYSNDTHLLAAAPRFGLRGVNVIPQANPGGPPAVRSI from the coding sequence ATGAATCCCGCCTACTATGATGCCAGTTACCTGCTGAAACTCCAGATCGTGGAATCGGGAACCATCGCAGTCCGGGCTCACGCCTCCACCGTCCGCGAAATTCATTCGGCTCATCACGGAAGAGCAGAATTTGCGTCTGCCGCCTTCCGCAAGGTCAGGGAAGGGGTCGCCTCGCCTGCTGATTTCCGGCGACTCATGACCCAGTTTCGTGCGGATTGCCTGTCCGGGATCATCCTGCTGCTTCCCCTCACCGACACCATCCTCGACCGCGTCGAAAGCGTCTTCGCCACTGCCCCGGTCACCGCCTATCTCCGCGCCGCCGACGCCCTCCACCTTGCCACCGCCGCCGAACACGGATTCGCCGAGATTTACTCCAACGACACCCACCTCCTCGCCGCCGCCCCGCGCTTCGGCCTGCGCGGAGTGAATGTGATCCCGCAGGCAAATCCCGGCGGTCCGCCGGCGGTCCGGTCAATCTGA
- a CDS encoding zinc ribbon domain-containing protein — translation MPIYEFACPRCRRIFSFLSRTVNPTHTPACPQCGSKRLSKEVSRFAMIKGVSEPKAADPGGDEGPPLPDMDDPRVARAMAEMERDMEHLDENNPRHMAHMLRKMKDVMPAGTMPKDFEVAIRRLEAGEDPEKIEADMGDLLGGLMGDDPEDDGGGGGGGAYSRDPGLYDY, via the coding sequence GTGCCAATTTACGAGTTCGCCTGTCCGCGTTGCCGGCGGATCTTCAGTTTTCTCTCCCGGACGGTGAACCCGACGCACACTCCGGCTTGTCCGCAATGCGGCTCCAAACGGTTGTCGAAGGAAGTGAGCCGCTTCGCGATGATCAAGGGGGTGTCAGAGCCCAAGGCGGCGGATCCCGGTGGCGACGAGGGGCCGCCCCTGCCGGACATGGATGATCCCCGGGTGGCCCGGGCCATGGCCGAGATGGAGCGGGACATGGAACATCTCGACGAAAACAACCCGCGTCACATGGCCCATATGCTCCGCAAGATGAAGGACGTCATGCCGGCAGGGACCATGCCGAAGGACTTCGAAGTGGCCATCCGGCGTCTCGAGGCGGGTGAAGACCCTGAAAAAATCGAAGCCGACATGGGAGACTTGTTGGGGGGACTGATGGGCGACGATCCCGAGGACGATGGCGGTGGCGGTGGCGGTGGTGCCTACAGCCGGGATCCCGGACTGTACGACTACTGA
- a CDS encoding S9 family peptidase translates to MNPLQRPCTRGLMVLSLAASAGAAVIPTTAWTTVRLAPDGSQVAAIASEANPALWLTGTDSAEQPRRFQLPDGVSVADFAWAGREHVICLGLGPEASGGLWSVHRTRLDGHLLKPPPGGAWVRLMHPQPSAARVALIEGVAPGRSHRSGSGRWLDLMAVDPETGHLLRATHNPGDVVQWISDDAGMVRGALAVDGAQIELRVRKGEALPIRWHRVTRFDAVRDPASLVSMTSDGDRAWLTARLGRDTLGLSELDVPGARIRRMLVEDSRFDITTAPVLAGGHPIAVAWERMLPHTEWLDSAWAAAVRPIAERNPDQAWIPVAASLNGDVVLFRITSDRQPDRWAWIRLEDPMGPRWLELPDAPPPAPGFSRRPVEWTARDGEPLSGYVTRPPGAVPGRLVVLIHGGPWTRDTWAWSSEAHVFAASGWTVLQVNYRGSAGFGRRFQELGAGQWGTGAVEDLADGVAWAVAHQFALPGEVAVAGASFGGYLAALALEPDGSGYRAGASLGAAFDLKAWLEDSGGPLIPTVRRVRRAWLEGPRGALERPRLEALQVPFLVLHARDDTVIPSDRPRRAALRAARAGAPVTFEFLERGGHWLESPGDPVNAWMHIESFLSRPPSLGGSDDR, encoded by the coding sequence ATGAACCCACTCCAGCGTCCGTGCACGCGCGGGCTGATGGTGCTGAGCCTGGCCGCATCCGCGGGAGCCGCCGTAATACCCACGACCGCGTGGACCACCGTGCGGCTCGCACCCGACGGCAGCCAGGTCGCCGCAATTGCGTCCGAAGCCAATCCAGCCCTTTGGCTCACCGGGACGGATTCCGCAGAGCAACCCCGGCGGTTCCAACTGCCCGACGGCGTCTCGGTGGCAGACTTCGCGTGGGCGGGCCGGGAGCATGTGATCTGCCTCGGCCTCGGTCCTGAAGCGTCCGGCGGCCTGTGGTCCGTCCATCGGACCCGTCTGGACGGCCATCTGCTGAAGCCGCCCCCCGGAGGGGCCTGGGTTCGCCTGATGCATCCGCAGCCTTCGGCGGCCCGGGTGGCGTTGATCGAGGGCGTGGCACCGGGTCGCTCGCACCGGTCGGGCTCCGGACGGTGGCTCGATCTGATGGCCGTGGATCCGGAGACCGGGCACCTGCTGCGGGCAACTCACAACCCGGGAGACGTGGTTCAATGGATTTCAGATGATGCGGGAATGGTCCGGGGCGCCCTCGCCGTGGATGGAGCGCAGATCGAGCTGAGGGTCCGCAAGGGTGAGGCCCTACCCATTCGTTGGCACCGGGTGACCCGGTTCGATGCGGTCCGCGATCCCGCCTCGCTCGTCTCCATGACATCGGATGGAGATCGCGCCTGGCTGACGGCGCGCCTGGGACGCGACACCCTCGGCCTCTCGGAGCTCGATGTACCGGGTGCCCGGATCCGAAGGATGTTGGTGGAGGATTCCCGGTTCGACATCACCACCGCGCCGGTACTCGCCGGCGGCCACCCGATCGCCGTTGCCTGGGAGCGGATGTTGCCGCACACCGAGTGGCTGGATTCGGCATGGGCGGCGGCGGTCCGGCCAATTGCCGAACGGAATCCTGACCAGGCCTGGATTCCAGTTGCGGCCTCGTTGAACGGGGACGTCGTGCTCTTTCGGATCACCAGTGACCGGCAGCCGGACCGCTGGGCCTGGATCCGGCTGGAGGATCCGATGGGTCCCCGATGGCTTGAGCTGCCCGACGCTCCGCCGCCGGCACCCGGATTCTCCAGACGCCCCGTAGAATGGACCGCCAGGGATGGTGAACCCCTCAGCGGCTATGTTACACGGCCGCCCGGAGCCGTCCCCGGGCGGCTGGTGGTCCTGATCCATGGTGGACCCTGGACGCGCGATACCTGGGCCTGGTCCTCCGAGGCGCATGTCTTCGCCGCCAGCGGATGGACGGTGTTGCAGGTCAACTACCGGGGATCGGCGGGCTTCGGCCGCCGGTTTCAGGAATTGGGCGCAGGACAGTGGGGTACCGGAGCCGTTGAGGATCTTGCGGACGGCGTCGCATGGGCCGTGGCCCATCAGTTTGCGCTTCCCGGTGAAGTGGCCGTCGCGGGGGCGAGCTTCGGAGGGTATCTTGCAGCGCTGGCACTCGAACCGGATGGCAGCGGGTATCGGGCCGGAGCCAGCCTCGGCGCCGCCTTCGACCTGAAGGCGTGGCTTGAGGATTCGGGTGGCCCGTTGATCCCGACGGTGCGACGTGTCCGGCGCGCGTGGCTGGAAGGCCCGCGGGGAGCCCTCGAGCGGCCGCGACTCGAAGCGCTCCAGGTTCCGTTTCTGGTGCTGCACGCAAGGGATGACACGGTGATCCCATCCGACCGTCCCCGACGCGCTGCGCTCCGGGCGGCGCGCGCGGGCGCTCCCGTGACCTTTGAATTCTTGGAACGGGGCGGTCACTGGTTGGAATCCCCGGGGGATCCGGTCAATGCCTGGATGCACATCGAGTCCTTTCTCTCCCGCCCGCCATCACTTGGCGGCAGCGATGATCGGTGA
- the fumC gene encoding class II fumarate hydratase, producing the protein MSQTRTETDTMGSIEVPADRYWGAQTARSIHFFNIGADVMPRAVIRAMGLLKKACAEVNCDLGKLPADRMRLIVAAADDVIEGRLDDHFPVHIWQTGSGTQSNMNANEVIANRAIELAGGELGSKKPVHPNDDVNMSQSSNDTFPTAMHVAAAEEVVRRLVPACKAFRDALEAKRIELEEIVKVGRTHLQDATPITFGQEFSGYVALMDRNLARIEAVMPGLYDLAIGGTAVGTGLNSHPEFGHRAAARIAELTGLPFASHPNKFAALSAHDEFVFASGALRTLAGSLMKIANDIRWLGSGPRCGLRELQLPENEPGSSIMPGKVNPTQSEAMTMVAVQVLGNDVAIGIAGSQGNFELNVFNPVMVFNFLNSVRLLADTMTSFARHCLTGLKVNRDVVEHYLKVSLMNVTALNPHIGYEKAAAIAKKAQKEGTSLREAALSLGYLTAGQFDEWVNPERMTRP; encoded by the coding sequence ATGAGCCAGACCCGCACTGAAACCGACACCATGGGATCCATCGAGGTCCCCGCTGACCGCTACTGGGGGGCCCAGACCGCCCGGAGCATCCACTTCTTCAACATTGGGGCCGACGTCATGCCCCGCGCAGTGATCCGCGCCATGGGACTGCTGAAGAAGGCCTGTGCCGAGGTCAACTGCGACCTGGGCAAGCTCCCCGCCGACCGAATGCGCCTCATCGTGGCGGCCGCGGATGACGTCATTGAGGGACGTCTGGATGACCATTTCCCCGTGCACATCTGGCAGACCGGCTCGGGGACGCAGTCCAACATGAACGCCAACGAGGTCATCGCGAATCGGGCGATCGAGCTCGCCGGGGGCGAATTGGGTTCCAAGAAACCCGTGCACCCCAACGACGACGTCAACATGTCCCAGTCGTCAAACGACACCTTTCCGACCGCGATGCACGTGGCGGCGGCCGAGGAGGTGGTCCGTCGCCTGGTCCCCGCCTGCAAGGCGTTCCGGGACGCCCTTGAGGCGAAGCGGATCGAGCTCGAGGAGATCGTCAAGGTCGGGCGGACGCACCTGCAGGACGCCACGCCCATCACCTTTGGCCAGGAGTTTTCCGGATATGTGGCATTGATGGACCGAAATCTCGCGCGTATCGAGGCCGTGATGCCGGGGTTGTATGACCTCGCCATCGGGGGCACCGCGGTGGGCACGGGGCTGAATTCCCACCCGGAGTTCGGACACCGCGCAGCCGCCCGCATCGCGGAGTTGACCGGACTGCCATTTGCCAGTCACCCCAACAAATTCGCCGCCCTCAGCGCCCACGACGAATTTGTCTTCGCGTCCGGTGCCCTGCGAACCCTGGCGGGTTCGCTCATGAAGATCGCCAATGACATCCGCTGGCTCGGATCCGGACCGCGCTGCGGGTTGCGTGAACTGCAATTGCCGGAGAACGAACCCGGATCCTCCATCATGCCCGGCAAGGTCAACCCGACCCAGAGCGAGGCGATGACGATGGTCGCCGTGCAGGTGCTTGGAAATGACGTCGCCATCGGGATCGCGGGCAGCCAGGGCAATTTTGAACTCAACGTGTTCAACCCCGTCATGGTGTTCAACTTCCTCAACTCGGTTCGCCTCCTCGCCGATACCATGACCAGTTTCGCCCGGCATTGCCTCACGGGCCTGAAGGTCAATCGCGACGTGGTGGAGCACTACCTGAAGGTCAGCCTCATGAACGTGACGGCGCTCAATCCGCACATCGGCTACGAGAAGGCGGCCGCCATCGCAAAAAAGGCCCAAAAGGAAGGCACCAGCCTTCGTGAGGCGGCCCTGTCCCTCGGGTATCTGACCGCCGGGCAATTCGACGAATGGGTGAACCCGGAACGGATGACCCGGCCGTGA
- a CDS encoding PQQ-dependent sugar dehydrogenase, with translation MLEVRFVRWAFGWVLGVLIAVGGTLHAQWYVSNPPAMPSVAPSAAYEAVNAFPTLSFPYGTDDIVGMTTPPGRTNELFVYGLFGRIYAVSNLLAPTKTLFLDVSQDTFCPGAARSESGLVGMAFHPNYAQNRYFYIFYTRTNRTEGRTYNTLSRFQTDPANPWRALRGSEQIMISQWDRHDIHQGGDMHFGPDGYLYLSLGDEGMQNDPFRNSQRIDKDFFAGIIRIDVDGRPGSLAPNPHPAFRTGYRIPPDNPFIGRTSHNGLPVSPSAVRTELWVTGLRNPHRFSIDPLTGELLGGDVGGARMEEINRYVRGGNYGWAHREGTLTNPQFPAPPAGFTSIPPIYEYPHSAPDANFQGSAVIGGLSYRGTAYPDLYGKYIFGDAVTGHIWALSEAANGRVTVNRLTTQRPAMASFGLHPGTGEILTAQMWGSRIMKLRRTVNREDPALPQTLSATRVFSSLANLTPQAGVMPYEVASTFWSDHAIKRRWFFMQKAADRIAFDSDGQWTFPTGSVWVKHFDLELIRGNPASRRRLETRFLIKTDDGVYGVTYKWRADGSNADLVPDSGLEESITIQEGGVSRRQTWRYPGRSECLTCHNGAAQHVLGFNALQLNRDVPSGSGVVNQISRMASLNLFRTPPPNPATLPRLADVNETGATLEHRFKTYLEVNCAYCHQPGGIGRGVWDGRFTTPLAGSGILNGVPTDDLGVPGARIVTPGNPEASVLWRRIATMGPYHMPPLGTFEPHAEGIQLVRNFIEGGQAPTAVRSVWQIGQDTPAGSPSFNADFSMQNNRTDAAPGQVTRLPGDPRYQPAANPGPDDHYYFAGNYPAGFNGLTSPLPVPNDEPWRSWERAHTLGDPINRMHFVLAGSQVSAGSRFRLVFEFPMAGFSVNGVIQRGYGIHDLTVRFRNGRGVATTLLTERLTASALRSLEFTAGSVGATEGANSIELVRTGPAAAGTSYWLEYDFIRLESLSTGNTPPVLPAVPSQLLDAQQAWSLQLQATDLETPASRLTYTRVSGPSGLTVSSTGRVAWTPTTAQAGTTNQVVVQVTDDGAPALSATAQFTVVVRGAVASPPPPPQPPSSLRTVWQIGENAPPGASSEVMMAEFSLPSGQSNPSPGLVTRRAGDPLYSAAANPRPDDDFYFAGTYPAGFNGLTAPLPVAFDEPSTSWERGLTRGDPVNRMHFMLDPSQVSSGSRFRLTFEFGSGGFMQGGVYRPVFGTHDVVVRFRNGQGRTVTLFSGRLTAPLEQGVDFTAAEVGATAGGNTIEFARTGPLESNTSYWVEFDYIRLEAQTSPAPPPPPSSLRTVWQVGENAPPGASSTVMMAEFSMQNNRSNPAPGLVTRVPGDPLYSAASNPGVDDDFYFAGTYPAGFNGLAAPLPVAFDEPSQSWERALTLGDPVNRMHFILDPSQVLSGSRFRLTFEFGSGGLIEGGVYRPVFGPHDVVVRFRNGQGRNVTLFSGRLTAPLERSVDFTAAEVGATAGGNTIEFVRTGPAAANTSYWIEFDYVRLETQTAPLPPSSLPPPSLRRAWQVGDNAPPGASSTEMMAEFSLQNNRSNPAPGLVTRLPGDPLYAAATNPGVDDDFYFAGTYPAGFNALTASLAVAFDEPSRAWERALTLGDPVNRMHFLLDSSQVSSASRFRLTFEFGSAGLMEGGVYRPVFGPHDVVVRFRNGQGRNVTLFSGRLTAPLERSVDFTAAEVAATGGGNTIEFVRTGPAAPNTSYWLEFDYVRLEETGTATSTLTSRPAAAGSQVAAIAAPALHPDRITLDGLEYLTLTYSRPDGITHVVTDEFEISDNIAAWTPAAVVVVRDDVDDGVRTITVRDVVPIGTGTHRFLRLRADLVEESGSR, from the coding sequence GTGTTGGAAGTTCGATTTGTTCGATGGGCGTTCGGATGGGTTCTTGGGGTCCTGATCGCTGTTGGGGGAACGCTTCATGCCCAGTGGTATGTCAGCAACCCGCCGGCCATGCCCAGCGTTGCACCGTCCGCAGCCTACGAGGCGGTCAACGCGTTCCCCACCCTGAGTTTCCCGTATGGAACCGACGACATCGTGGGCATGACCACGCCGCCGGGCAGGACGAACGAACTGTTCGTCTACGGCCTCTTCGGGAGGATTTACGCCGTCTCCAACCTTCTGGCGCCGACCAAAACACTCTTCCTGGACGTGTCGCAGGACACGTTTTGCCCGGGTGCGGCCCGTTCGGAATCCGGCCTCGTCGGGATGGCCTTCCACCCGAACTATGCTCAGAACAGGTATTTCTACATTTTCTACACCCGGACCAATCGAACCGAGGGTCGCACCTACAACACCCTCTCAAGGTTTCAGACGGATCCCGCCAATCCATGGCGCGCGCTTCGCGGCTCGGAACAAATCATGATTTCTCAATGGGATCGCCACGATATTCACCAGGGAGGAGACATGCACTTCGGGCCCGACGGCTACCTGTACCTCTCGCTGGGTGACGAGGGCATGCAGAACGATCCCTTTCGGAACAGCCAGCGGATTGACAAGGACTTCTTTGCCGGGATCATTCGTATTGACGTGGACGGACGTCCGGGAAGCCTGGCGCCCAACCCGCATCCGGCCTTTCGCACAGGGTATCGCATTCCGCCAGACAACCCCTTCATCGGACGCACCTCGCACAATGGACTGCCGGTTTCCCCGAGTGCCGTCCGGACCGAACTCTGGGTGACCGGGCTGCGGAATCCCCATCGCTTCAGCATAGATCCCTTGACGGGGGAGCTCCTTGGAGGGGACGTCGGCGGTGCCCGGATGGAGGAGATCAACCGGTATGTGCGGGGAGGGAACTACGGCTGGGCCCACCGCGAGGGCACGCTGACCAATCCGCAGTTTCCAGCGCCGCCTGCGGGTTTCACCTCCATTCCGCCAATCTACGAGTACCCTCATTCGGCGCCGGACGCGAATTTTCAGGGGTCGGCCGTGATCGGCGGACTGAGCTATCGGGGCACCGCGTATCCGGACCTCTACGGAAAGTACATCTTCGGCGATGCGGTCACCGGACATATTTGGGCTTTGTCGGAGGCTGCGAACGGCCGGGTGACCGTGAATCGCCTGACCACCCAGCGTCCAGCCATGGCGTCGTTTGGGCTGCATCCGGGAACCGGCGAGATCCTGACGGCCCAGATGTGGGGCTCCCGAATCATGAAATTGCGGCGTACGGTCAACCGGGAGGACCCGGCGCTGCCGCAGACGCTGAGTGCCACCCGGGTGTTTTCGAGTCTGGCCAATCTGACACCCCAGGCCGGGGTGATGCCTTACGAGGTCGCCTCGACCTTCTGGTCGGATCACGCCATCAAGCGGCGGTGGTTCTTCATGCAAAAGGCCGCAGACCGCATCGCGTTCGACAGTGACGGCCAGTGGACGTTTCCGACCGGTTCGGTCTGGGTGAAGCATTTTGATCTGGAGCTGATCCGGGGGAACCCGGCGTCCCGCCGCCGTCTGGAGACCCGCTTTCTCATCAAGACGGACGACGGCGTTTACGGAGTCACGTACAAGTGGCGTGCGGACGGATCCAACGCCGACCTGGTGCCGGATTCCGGGCTTGAGGAGTCCATCACGATTCAGGAAGGGGGCGTGTCGCGGAGGCAGACGTGGCGGTATCCGGGCCGCTCGGAGTGCCTGACCTGCCACAACGGTGCGGCCCAACATGTACTGGGATTCAACGCGCTGCAGCTCAACCGGGATGTTCCTTCCGGTTCGGGGGTCGTGAATCAGATCTCCCGGATGGCCTCGTTGAACCTGTTCAGGACCCCGCCCCCCAACCCGGCGACGCTCCCACGTCTGGCGGACGTCAACGAGACCGGTGCAACCCTCGAGCATCGGTTCAAGACGTATCTGGAGGTCAATTGTGCCTATTGCCACCAGCCGGGCGGAATTGGTCGCGGCGTCTGGGATGGTCGCTTCACCACACCGCTGGCGGGTTCAGGCATCCTCAACGGGGTTCCCACGGATGATCTGGGTGTGCCGGGCGCCCGGATTGTCACCCCGGGCAACCCGGAGGCCTCGGTGCTCTGGCGTCGCATCGCAACGATGGGCCCCTACCACATGCCGCCGCTGGGGACGTTTGAGCCCCACGCTGAAGGCATCCAACTGGTCCGCAACTTCATCGAGGGCGGGCAGGCGCCAACGGCGGTCCGGTCGGTCTGGCAAATCGGCCAGGATACACCAGCGGGATCTCCGAGCTTCAACGCGGACTTCTCCATGCAGAACAACCGGACGGATGCCGCGCCCGGACAGGTCACCCGGCTCCCCGGCGATCCGAGGTATCAGCCAGCGGCGAATCCCGGGCCCGATGACCACTACTACTTTGCCGGCAACTATCCGGCCGGCTTCAACGGGCTCACCTCGCCATTGCCGGTTCCCAACGATGAGCCCTGGCGCTCCTGGGAGCGGGCCCACACCCTCGGGGATCCGATCAATCGCATGCATTTCGTTCTGGCGGGCAGCCAGGTGAGCGCCGGCTCGCGATTCCGGCTCGTGTTCGAATTCCCGATGGCCGGTTTCTCGGTCAACGGGGTGATCCAGCGGGGCTACGGGATCCATGACCTGACGGTGCGTTTCCGGAACGGGCGGGGCGTCGCCACGACCCTTTTGACCGAGCGACTGACCGCTTCAGCGCTGCGATCCCTGGAATTCACCGCAGGTTCCGTCGGGGCCACCGAGGGGGCGAATTCCATCGAGCTTGTGCGCACCGGACCCGCCGCAGCGGGCACCTCGTACTGGCTTGAGTACGACTTTATCCGCCTCGAATCCCTGTCCACGGGCAACACGCCACCCGTGCTCCCCGCCGTGCCCTCCCAACTGCTCGACGCGCAGCAGGCATGGTCCCTGCAATTGCAGGCGACGGATCTCGAGACGCCGGCGAGCCGCCTGACCTACACCCGGGTCAGCGGGCCGTCCGGACTGACGGTGTCCTCCACCGGCAGGGTCGCCTGGACTCCGACCACGGCGCAGGCGGGCACCACCAACCAGGTGGTGGTGCAGGTCACGGATGATGGGGCGCCGGCTTTGAGCGCCACCGCGCAGTTTACCGTGGTGGTCCGGGGTGCCGTGGCGTCACCCCCACCCCCACCCCAGCCCCCGTCGTCCCTGCGGACGGTGTGGCAGATCGGAGAGAATGCACCTCCCGGGGCCTCCTCGGAGGTGATGATGGCGGAATTCTCACTGCCGAGCGGCCAAAGCAATCCGTCCCCCGGGCTGGTGACCCGGCGGGCCGGCGACCCGCTCTATTCGGCGGCAGCAAACCCGAGGCCGGATGACGACTTTTACTTTGCCGGAACGTATCCGGCCGGGTTCAACGGTCTGACGGCGCCACTCCCGGTGGCCTTTGACGAACCTTCGACCTCTTGGGAGCGGGGGTTGACGCGAGGAGATCCGGTCAACCGGATGCATTTCATGCTCGATCCATCGCAGGTCAGTTCCGGGTCTCGATTCCGGCTGACATTCGAGTTTGGGTCGGGAGGGTTCATGCAAGGGGGCGTTTACCGGCCCGTCTTCGGCACCCACGACGTGGTCGTGCGATTCCGCAACGGCCAGGGGCGCACCGTCACCCTGTTCAGCGGCCGCCTGACGGCGCCGCTCGAACAAGGTGTGGACTTCACCGCCGCCGAAGTGGGGGCCACCGCCGGCGGCAACACGATCGAATTCGCGCGCACCGGCCCCCTGGAGTCCAACACCAGTTACTGGGTGGAGTTCGACTACATCCGGCTTGAGGCCCAGACGTCCCCGGCGCCCCCTCCACCGCCTTCCTCGCTCCGAACCGTATGGCAGGTGGGCGAAAATGCCCCCCCAGGGGCGTCGTCCACCGTGATGATGGCCGAGTTCTCGATGCAGAACAACCGCAGCAACCCCGCCCCGGGCCTCGTCACCCGCGTGCCCGGGGACCCGCTCTATTCGGCGGCAAGCAATCCGGGGGTGGATGATGACTTCTACTTTGCCGGGACCTATCCGGCCGGCTTCAACGGGCTGGCCGCGCCGCTGCCCGTGGCCTTCGATGAGCCTTCGCAGTCATGGGAACGGGCGCTCACGCTTGGGGATCCGGTCAACCGGATGCACTTCATCCTGGATCCATCGCAGGTCCTCTCCGGATCCCGGTTCCGGCTGACGTTCGAGTTCGGCTCGGGGGGCCTAATTGAAGGGGGCGTGTACCGCCCGGTCTTTGGACCCCACGACGTGGTGGTGCGGTTCCGCAATGGCCAGGGACGCAACGTCACCCTGTTCAGCGGCCGCCTGACGGCGCCGTTGGAGCGCTCCGTGGATTTCACGGCCGCCGAAGTGGGAGCCACCGCCGGTGGCAACACGATTGAATTCGTCCGCACCGGCCCGGCCGCGGCCAATACCAGTTACTGGATCGAGTTCGATTACGTACGGCTCGAAACCCAGACGGCCCCCCTTCCCCCTTCCTCTCTCCCTCCCCCATCCCTCCGGCGGGCGTGGCAGGTGGGAGACAACGCGCCCCCCGGCGCCTCGTCAACCGAGATGATGGCGGAGTTTTCCCTGCAAAATAATCGCAGCAATCCCGCGCCGGGGCTCGTGACCCGGTTGCCCGGGGATCCGCTCTATGCGGCGGCAACCAATCCGGGAGTGGACGACGATTTCTACTTCGCGGGGACCTATCCGGCAGGGTTCAACGCGCTCACCGCATCGCTCGCCGTGGCGTTTGATGAACCGTCGAGAGCGTGGGAACGCGCGCTGACGCTGGGGGACCCGGTGAACCGGATGCACTTCCTCCTGGATTCATCGCAGGTCAGTTCAGCGTCCCGGTTCCGGCTGACCTTCGAGTTCGGCTCGGCAGGTCTGATGGAAGGGGGCGTGTACCGTCCGGTCTTTGGACCCCACGACGTGGTGGTGCGGTTCCGCAACGGCCAGGGACGCAACGTGACCCTTTTCAGCGGCCGCCTGACGGCACCGCTGGAGCGCAGCGTGGACTTCACGGCCGCCGAAGTCGCGGCCACCGGCGGTGGCAACACGATCGAATTCGTGCGCACCGGACCGGCCGCTCCAAACACCAGCTACTGGCTGGAGTTTGATTACGTGCGGCTCGAGGAAACCGGCACCGCGACCAGCACCCTCACCAGCCGCCCGGCGGCCGCCGGATCTCAGGTCGCCGCCATTGCCGCTCCGGCCCTGCATCCCGATCGCATCACACTGGATGGGCTGGAGTATCTGACGCTGACCTACTCACGTCCCGACGGCATCACGCATGTGGTCACCGATGAATTCGAGATCAGCGACAACATCGCCGCCTGGACCCCTGCGGCCGTTGTGGTGGTGCGGGACGACGTGGACGACGGTGTTCGAACCATCACCGTCCGCGACGTGGTCCCCATCGGCACGGGAACCCACCGTTTCCTGCGCCTGAGGGCCGACCTCGTCGAAGAATCCGGCAGCCGTTGA